In the genome of Danio rerio strain Tuebingen ecotype United States chromosome 23, GRCz12tu, whole genome shotgun sequence, one region contains:
- the mtg2 gene encoding mitochondrial ribosome-associated GTPase 2 isoform X3, which yields MRATEGQQGQQREIQLELRTMAHAALVGFPNVGKSSLLRAISKARPAVAAYPFTTLNPHVGIVEYRDHTQVAVADIPGLIPGAHLNRGLGLSFLRHIERCRVLLYVLDMSSPEPWEQFQQLCFELDQYRPLFSQRPHAIVANKMDLPESRANLEALRERISQTVIPVSALTRGNTGELILHLREMYDSYPQAETLP from the exons ATGAGGGCCACTGAGGGACAACAAGGCCAGCAGAGGGAGATTCAGCTGGAGCTGCGCACCATGGCCCACGCCGCACTG GTTGGCTTTCCAAACGTTGGCAAGTCGTCCTTGTTGCGAGCCATCTCTAAAGCGCGGCCAGCAGTGGCGGCGTACCCCTTCACCACACTGAACCCTCACGTGGGCATCGTGGAGTACAGAGACCACACACAGGTGgcag TCGCTGATATTCCCGGACTCATCCCTGGAGCTCATCTGAACCGTGGACTGGGTTTGTCCTTCTTACGGCACATCGAGCGCTGCCGCGTCCTGCTGTATGTGCTGGATATGTCCTCTCCGGAGCCCTGGGAACAGTTCCAGCAGCTGTGCTTCGAGCTGGACCAGTACAGGCCTCTGTTTTCACAAAGACCACATGCCATCGTAGCCAACAAAATGGACCTGCCAGAATCCAGAGCGAATCTGGAGGCTCTGAGGGAACGCATTAGCCAGACGGTCATTCCTGTGTCGGCTTTAACAAGAGGGAACACGGGAGAGCTCATCCTGCACCTCAGAGAGATGTACGACAGCTATCCACAAGCTGAAACCCTGCCCTGA
- the mtg2 gene encoding mitochondrial ribosome-associated GTPase 2 isoform X1, with protein sequence MFVRLKILQRSGRTVREALLQREKHTHTLEERLSEKKLSRCFVDQRRVRLQAGSGGKGASSFHSEPRKEWGGPDGGDGGAGGHIIIRVNRQVKSLSSVSTVYRGRDGEAGGSKNCFGRNANPTYISVPVGTVVREQGVVLADLSQQDQQVTVAYGGAGGKGNRSFLTNENRAPMRATEGQQGQQREIQLELRTMAHAALVGFPNVGKSSLLRAISKARPAVAAYPFTTLNPHVGIVEYRDHTQVAVADIPGLIPGAHLNRGLGLSFLRHIERCRVLLYVLDMSSPEPWEQFQQLCFELDQYRPLFSQRPHAIVANKMDLPESRANLEALRERISQTVIPVSALTRGNTGELILHLREMYDSYPQAETLP encoded by the exons ATGTTTGTGCGGCTGAAGATCCTGCAGAGGAGCGGGAGGACTGTGCGGGAGGCGCTGCTGCAGcgggagaaacacacacacacgctggagGAGAGACTGTCGGAGAAGAAactg AGCCGGTGTTTTGTGGACCAGCGGCGGGTGCGTCTGCAGGCCGGGTCGGGTGGTAAAGGAGCCTCCAGCTTCCACAGTGAACCACGTAAGGAGTGGGGCGGTCCGGATGGAGGAGACGGCGGCGCTGGCGGACACATCATCATCAGAG TGAACCGGCAGGTGAAGTCTCTGTCCAGCGTGTCGACAGTGTATCGGGGCAGAGATGGAGAGGCAGGAGGCAGCAAAAACTGCTTCGGACGCAACGCCAACCCCACATACATCTCT GTTCCAGTGGGTACAGTAGTCAGGGAGCAGGGTGTTGTGCTGGCGGATCTGTCCCAGCAGGATCAGCAGGTGACGGTGGCGTACGGCGGCGCGGGGGGGAAGGGGAACCGCAGCTTCCTGACCAATGAGAACCGAGCGCCGATGAGGGCCACTGAGGGACAACAAGGCCAGCAGAGGGAGATTCAGCTGGAGCTGCGCACCATGGCCCACGCCGCACTG GTTGGCTTTCCAAACGTTGGCAAGTCGTCCTTGTTGCGAGCCATCTCTAAAGCGCGGCCAGCAGTGGCGGCGTACCCCTTCACCACACTGAACCCTCACGTGGGCATCGTGGAGTACAGAGACCACACACAGGTGgcag TCGCTGATATTCCCGGACTCATCCCTGGAGCTCATCTGAACCGTGGACTGGGTTTGTCCTTCTTACGGCACATCGAGCGCTGCCGCGTCCTGCTGTATGTGCTGGATATGTCCTCTCCGGAGCCCTGGGAACAGTTCCAGCAGCTGTGCTTCGAGCTGGACCAGTACAGGCCTCTGTTTTCACAAAGACCACATGCCATCGTAGCCAACAAAATGGACCTGCCAGAATCCAGAGCGAATCTGGAGGCTCTGAGGGAACGCATTAGCCAGACGGTCATTCCTGTGTCGGCTTTAACAAGAGGGAACACGGGAGAGCTCATCCTGCACCTCAGAGAGATGTACGACAGCTATCCACAAGCTGAAACCCTGCCCTGA
- the mtg2 gene encoding mitochondrial ribosome-associated GTPase 2 isoform X2 → MFVRLKILQRSGRTVREALLQREKHTHTLEERLSEKKLSRCFVDQRRVRLQAGSGGKGASSFHSEPRKEWGGPDGGDGGAGGHIIIRVNRQVKSLSSVSTVYRGRDGEAGGSKNCFGRNANPTYISVPVGTVVREQGVVLADLSQQDQQVTVAYGGAGGKGNRSFLTNENRAPMRATEGQQGQQREIQLELRTMAHAALSLIFPDSSLELI, encoded by the exons ATGTTTGTGCGGCTGAAGATCCTGCAGAGGAGCGGGAGGACTGTGCGGGAGGCGCTGCTGCAGcgggagaaacacacacacacgctggagGAGAGACTGTCGGAGAAGAAactg AGCCGGTGTTTTGTGGACCAGCGGCGGGTGCGTCTGCAGGCCGGGTCGGGTGGTAAAGGAGCCTCCAGCTTCCACAGTGAACCACGTAAGGAGTGGGGCGGTCCGGATGGAGGAGACGGCGGCGCTGGCGGACACATCATCATCAGAG TGAACCGGCAGGTGAAGTCTCTGTCCAGCGTGTCGACAGTGTATCGGGGCAGAGATGGAGAGGCAGGAGGCAGCAAAAACTGCTTCGGACGCAACGCCAACCCCACATACATCTCT GTTCCAGTGGGTACAGTAGTCAGGGAGCAGGGTGTTGTGCTGGCGGATCTGTCCCAGCAGGATCAGCAGGTGACGGTGGCGTACGGCGGCGCGGGGGGGAAGGGGAACCGCAGCTTCCTGACCAATGAGAACCGAGCGCCGATGAGGGCCACTGAGGGACAACAAGGCCAGCAGAGGGAGATTCAGCTGGAGCTGCGCACCATGGCCCACGCCGCACTG TCGCTGATATTCCCGGACTCATCCCTGGAGCTCATCTGA